In the Vicia villosa cultivar HV-30 ecotype Madison, WI unplaced genomic scaffold, Vvil1.0 ctg.000011F_1_1, whole genome shotgun sequence genome, AAAACCCAACAAAGAGCAGAACAATATCAGAAAGTTGGGATGAAAATGTGATAGAAGAAGGAAACATCATAGAAAGTACCATAGTACAAGATTACAAGGAGAAAAAAACAACCTCAATAAAGGTACAACAACCTTTTGGTTTTCCAACAAACCTAAACCAAGAATCTTCTCACATGTGTcctgttgatgttgatgatgacaCAAAATCAGTAACAGGTTCTTGTGCAAATCACATCAATGTTCTTCAAACATCACCTAATGAGTATTTCAAATCTAGAAGAAGAAATAGTTTAGATGATTTCAAAAGCAAACCCTTATCTTCTTGTAATAGGTGTAAACCTGCTTTGATAACTAGCGAATTCGACAGCGCGAAAAACAATAGGAGTTCCAACATTGTTGTTCCTTTAACTGATTCTCATGCTTCTTTTCAAACTCAAGTTAAAAGTAAAGGGATGATTTCATGGCTTTTTCCTAAGTTCAAGAAGAAGGACAAGAATAGGACTAAGAACGAGGGTTTTGGTTTATCGCCGAATAGGACGGAATCCGAAGAGGTTTCTCAGATTATGAACAAGGACACGGGGATTATGTCGGTCGAGATGTTGAAAAGAGAGCTTATTGAAGCTCATCAGAGTCGAGATTCTGCTATGATTGAAGTATCTGAGATGAGATCTTCGTTCGGTGAGCTGAAACAAAAGCTTGAGTATTTGGAAAGTTACTGCGAAGAGCTGAAAAAAGCATTGAAACAAGCAATGCAAGCGAGAGGATCTCCGATTCGTAATGAGAAACTCGGATCACCCTTTGATGGAAATGGCGAAAATTTGATGCCGGTGAGTGAAGATGTAATGGTAGAAGGGTTCTTGCAGATTGTTTCGGAATCGAGATTATCAGTGAAACAATTCTGCAAGACCCTTATAAGCCAAATCGACGAAAACGATCAAACT is a window encoding:
- the LOC131621847 gene encoding IRK-interacting protein-like; its protein translation is MAPTSQQQPFQQNNNGSTDLNRQEIQTAIAKAVELRALHAALTQANSPSPTSTSHNARFPSPSPVPHSVSQFSAQDYPIFTPSYEDEAHQNPTKSRTISESWDENVIEEGNIIESTIVQDYKEKKTTSIKVQQPFGFPTNLNQESSHMCPVDVDDDTKSVTGSCANHINVLQTSPNEYFKSRRRNSLDDFKSKPLSSCNRCKPALITSEFDSAKNNRSSNIVVPLTDSHASFQTQVKSKGMISWLFPKFKKKDKNRTKNEGFGLSPNRTESEEVSQIMNKDTGIMSVEMLKRELIEAHQSRDSAMIEVSEMRSSFGELKQKLEYLESYCEELKKALKQAMQARGSPIRNEKLGSPFDGNGENLMPVSEDVMVEGFLQIVSESRLSVKQFCKTLISQIDENDQTLIENLNLLLQPYKLSLNSKYSKAVLHHFEAFINQSLYQDFENCVFQKNGSSKFLDPRQDRHAQFASFVKLRNLSWNEVMKKGTKYYSEEFSKFCDQKMSCIITSLNWLRPWPEPLLQAFFVAAKCIWLLHLLAFSFTPTLGILRVEENRVFDGCYMEDLVIDRQRSQGPNKVKIMVMPGFYVQDKVLRCKVICRHKSKY